In one window of Vibrio sp. DW001 DNA:
- a CDS encoding VCBS domain-containing protein yields the protein MNMKNKGKNTIDSGVRTKKQLNVSTVQRRGKNKKKKVRLFSTLNVNVPILQQLILILPSLARASENEVLTSTSEHSVVPSISDDTDVTTPANTLDNTANDTASAQHETSHHVTEQVKSEATAKPASSTAHSSHHLAEHSHPQVHHIPATTIASLNSVSAPHDTQSPLTNAPQPPIHAVDPIVFKTETIQGIYGSLKVDANGGYTFTLTPNSPEYILLQNHQTGTDSFTLHLSNGAKVIVQVPVAGKEDTPAIFGDLSGAVTEDKQVNSQGFLTTNGKIDVLDPDQNESGLQAETLVGKFGVFTIDKQGHWQYNVNNSQSTIQALTNPDHAIESFTVHTIDGTPQTLQMVICGTDDNAVITGKDSGLIIEDGHIQAMGQLNVTDADSGQSHFQAGDLVGLFGNLHLTEGGSWSYDLDNNNPQVQALSKGKTATDTITVHSVDGTPHQIVININGANDKAMIGGSSSGIVKETLQQSTSGTLTISDIDTNEAHFSNTDIPGALGTLHLNDNGTWTYYLDNTNPTVQALGNGSTTTDTITIHSADGTPHQVSITINGTNNTATITDTETSSVVRGVTEDRGYIDPHYQLHYDGQLNIQDPDVGEAQFDSNIGPQTIQGIGYDTKLGGHILLMRDGHYTYTLDNRNIQNLAEGEVKQDSVVIRSVDGTTHTIELSVHGTNDKPTIAAQSHSVTEDGQLLQGQMVGTDIDHGAQLTYSVANSVDGLTLNKDGSYSFDPSNSTYQHLADKQTQTLTIPVTVTDEHNSSSTENLTITITGTSDAAIIGGVDTGSVIEKTAGDNMSPDFAHPGIATLGNSVLYADGQLTVIDPDTGEQGFAAHTNAYNYHGTYGDLILNTDGSWHYVADAGSVSHIGGRPTTRGTAIDQLGEGEILTDAITVHSIDGTTHDIVITINGSNDRPYCSSEVQLNSGKEDLTQTITTSELLSNSVDVDANDAGKLSVANLHADHGSIRDNHDGTFTFTPHHNYNGNIHFTYDVVDAHSGTTHTGANTTITGTPDQAIITEVTTGSVTEDGTHATHNNGITTELANGQLQVIDPDSGENKFQYSQFGETSIHDPFGGMLRIDSAGNWGYSVDNAALQHLDQGQTETVVYRVHSYDGTAYDLHIDVIGTNDVPTVNKVVLSNGTEDTHYQMQASQFGFTDVDTGDTLHSISITELPPAAQGKFVLDGHDISSGQSIATADISKLQFVPAQDFNGDVQFKYTVNDGHVDSQKATNTLHIDAVSDAAKITGTDTGDVHEGHTFTAPDGSMSGSRVNDRSPDHQHHNTGKLWNDQIHTKGHLNIHDADSGEAHAQNGIYHGNYGQVILQENGDWSYYASIGQDSTGRAIDKLGQGQNLTDTVTIKSADGTTHNIVITIHGSNDRPYCSSEVQLNTGTEDTRQTITIAQLLQNTVDVDNNDAGLLTIENLHADHGSIAINSDGSFSFTPEKNYNGNVHFSYDVRDAHGGVTHTGAITSLGAINDNPDNVPIVDSVTEDTDTHHTINLLAGATDVDGDVLSISQIQASFEGSTGKLPQGVIIASDGHSLIIDSHAQVFQHLGDGEKSDVVVHYMIDDNHGGQTPAIATITMVGTDDKATLASNVIQMTETQALNSAQHGYGGRLQLVDPDTGDNTQFVFSGQYIGQGYAPGDLTVWPDGSYQFRLQGALNRHADDLVASLHAGESKEFPYEIKTSDGQTLTVMVKVTGEDSNASIHVSMPNLLPANQSVIEEHFVPASTTNLYAGGRLQVMDPDHDQSYLQAETVNTAHHGQFKISANGRWNYTIDNSIDEVQKLGAGESFTETHTVHSLDGTASQLLTVTVQGTNDAPVVSAQVKLAPGIEDTDIQLNKSDLLSNATDIDHNDIGHLNITNLVADHGVIVDNKDGTFNFHPDTNYNGQVHFSYDVIDGHSGVAHTGASTTLTAVNDTAVFSVNDTGSVKEDVHVQGDSQHTVAVSGVLIVSDPDSGESEFVANRNVHAVSDQFGGDLSIGRAGDWTYSVPNNNLNRLAEGEKHQVTYEVVSRGGDKHQIVITVVGTNDDPILSVTQTTPTTGTLTDTDVDVKDTHTFSVVSSTGQFGSLSVDPDSGTYVYTANSSVAGMTYNSATHTYHGTDVFEVKVADNHGGESSKFITFDTNGHVSVVPGQQPTISTTVPVNPLITTTQPSLPTGTNTPPNNGVTVDLATPNDTGKSDTDNVTKETTPTITGHTDIPYSLVTIYDGSTPVGHAVSDTSGQYSAVVSNLTDGAHNLSAKALAPSSVQPATSSLLSVHVDTVVAPLTIGLTHDTGSDNSDLITSDGALTIGGQEAGATVEYSTDNGHTWTSSFTPQQGSNTVSMRQTDTAGNVSTNTSLTFTLDNTITAPTVSLRNDTGPHSVNTPDLITKDSQLSIQTEAGAKVEYSNDGGHTWTAVFNPVEGVNNLQVRQTDIAGNLSPATYFSFTLDTSPGTVTVNPISQDNALNAAENNQPLVITGTTSNIAPGDVVYVVVGNNHFYDATVKSDGSWSLTLSASVHQNIMASDLDYPIQVGTVDTAGNSTPRISTHLLVDTQNPLPHITVDSVTQDNVLNALESGQGIPITGTVTGDYQVGDTVSLKINGANILSLTGTIDVSGHFSIPVDGRVLEHANIHTSYASGQAAPIHSIEATIQTTDAVGNVGSATTGSQVFTVDTQIHVAIQTDPITADNVINAQESNSSVDITGVVSGDFNVGDIVTLNVNGAQHTGAVDSQGHYSIAVPGSELTADADQKIEASIAVTDSAGNSAHATTDVVYQVDTQVKLPTITFENAGADNLYSKTEIAHGHPNTITATITPPGDAKIGEHLVVNGQDHVLDAHSLQHGLQIEVRPGSQVQATMTDEHGNTAGNQGFAASAIPEPIVVKPPSGSHQVFATLGIPPQLPSLTPVPTTQHGWRIHLPNGQYVTSHHGQYGTLTIDPQTGDLHYQEQANVHTGPHGSASGIGQHEDKFEVALQGSNQDEVVAHVNIQILSHGPGNSGKLNIGTEVVDMTITPIAHASHPAPPPPPPVLHDEPDMASQADLTTTQSDDSYLDLTQHAHQEPDQKTSHHGAAAYLDALGIKPDPTSTTVHDQPADMDIVLAQVDQQDATTHDQAHLDMSDALEHHDANVNHNQDDEHHHHDIDGLPEIDPNS from the coding sequence ATGAATATGAAGAATAAAGGTAAAAATACAATTGATTCAGGTGTGCGTACCAAGAAACAACTTAACGTATCAACAGTGCAGCGACGAGGAAAAAACAAGAAAAAAAAAGTAAGATTATTCTCCACGCTCAATGTTAATGTGCCGATCCTACAACAATTGATATTAATTTTGCCATCACTCGCGCGAGCTTCTGAAAATGAAGTGCTCACTAGCACTAGTGAGCATTCAGTCGTTCCATCAATATCTGACGATACTGATGTCACAACACCCGCTAACACGTTAGATAATACAGCCAATGATACCGCTTCAGCTCAGCACGAGACTTCTCATCACGTCACCGAGCAAGTTAAGAGTGAAGCAACAGCGAAACCAGCCTCATCCACGGCTCACTCTTCGCATCACTTGGCAGAGCATTCTCACCCTCAAGTACACCATATTCCTGCAACGACTATTGCTTCACTAAACTCGGTCTCGGCACCTCACGACACGCAGTCACCACTAACTAATGCACCTCAGCCGCCAATTCACGCAGTAGACCCAATTGTATTCAAAACAGAAACGATACAAGGTATTTATGGCAGCCTCAAAGTGGATGCGAATGGCGGGTATACATTTACCCTTACCCCAAATTCGCCGGAATACATTCTGCTGCAAAACCATCAAACAGGAACCGATAGCTTTACGCTTCACCTTTCAAATGGTGCTAAGGTAATTGTTCAAGTACCCGTTGCAGGTAAGGAAGATACGCCGGCGATTTTTGGTGATTTGTCAGGCGCGGTCACCGAAGACAAACAGGTTAACTCTCAAGGCTTCCTGACCACCAACGGAAAAATAGATGTTCTCGATCCTGACCAAAATGAAAGTGGGCTTCAAGCTGAAACCCTTGTTGGAAAATTCGGTGTTTTTACCATTGATAAACAAGGTCACTGGCAGTACAACGTTAATAACTCACAATCTACAATTCAAGCACTTACTAACCCAGATCACGCGATAGAAAGCTTTACCGTCCATACCATCGATGGCACTCCACAAACACTGCAGATGGTAATATGTGGAACCGATGACAATGCAGTGATCACAGGGAAGGATTCTGGTTTAATCATTGAAGATGGTCACATTCAGGCAATGGGACAACTTAATGTAACCGATGCTGATTCAGGACAAAGCCATTTTCAAGCGGGTGATTTGGTTGGCTTGTTTGGCAATCTCCACCTTACCGAAGGAGGCTCTTGGAGCTACGATTTAGACAATAACAACCCGCAAGTGCAAGCCTTATCTAAAGGGAAAACCGCTACTGATACCATTACTGTGCACTCTGTAGATGGCACTCCTCATCAAATTGTCATTAACATCAATGGAGCAAATGACAAAGCAATGATCGGAGGTTCGTCATCTGGCATTGTTAAAGAAACCCTCCAGCAAAGCACCAGCGGCACACTGACTATTTCTGATATCGACACTAACGAAGCGCACTTCTCTAACACCGATATTCCTGGCGCGCTAGGAACTCTGCACCTAAACGACAATGGCACATGGACTTATTATTTAGATAACACTAACCCAACCGTTCAGGCGTTAGGCAACGGCTCAACAACAACCGATACAATAACGATTCACTCTGCTGATGGTACACCGCATCAAGTATCCATTACGATCAATGGAACAAACAATACTGCAACTATCACGGATACAGAAACTAGTAGTGTTGTAAGAGGTGTCACCGAAGACCGAGGCTACATAGACCCCCATTATCAACTGCATTATGACGGTCAGCTAAATATTCAAGACCCCGATGTGGGTGAAGCACAATTTGACTCAAATATTGGTCCACAAACCATTCAAGGTATTGGCTATGACACCAAATTAGGTGGGCACATATTGCTTATGCGAGATGGCCATTACACCTACACACTAGACAATCGTAATATCCAAAACCTTGCCGAGGGTGAAGTAAAACAAGACTCAGTTGTCATTCGATCTGTTGATGGAACAACACACACTATAGAACTATCAGTCCATGGCACAAACGATAAACCAACTATTGCTGCGCAATCGCACTCGGTTACCGAAGATGGGCAATTACTCCAAGGTCAAATGGTCGGCACAGATATCGATCATGGTGCCCAGTTAACTTATTCAGTAGCAAATTCTGTAGATGGATTGACCTTAAATAAAGACGGTAGCTACAGCTTTGATCCTTCGAATAGTACCTACCAACATCTGGCAGATAAACAAACTCAAACCCTTACGATTCCAGTCACAGTCACTGATGAGCACAACAGCAGCTCAACAGAAAACCTGACGATTACTATTACTGGTACTAGTGATGCCGCCATTATTGGTGGTGTGGATACGGGTTCTGTCATTGAAAAAACAGCGGGTGATAATATGTCACCCGATTTTGCTCACCCGGGGATAGCAACACTGGGAAATAGTGTTTTATATGCCGATGGTCAATTAACAGTGATTGACCCTGACACGGGGGAGCAAGGTTTTGCTGCTCATACTAATGCTTATAACTATCACGGTACTTACGGTGATTTAATTCTAAACACGGATGGCAGTTGGCATTACGTTGCTGACGCAGGCAGTGTCAGTCATATTGGTGGAAGACCAACAACCAGAGGGACGGCTATCGACCAACTTGGTGAAGGTGAAATATTAACTGACGCCATCACTGTCCACTCTATAGATGGCACTACGCACGATATTGTAATTACCATAAACGGTAGCAATGACCGTCCCTATTGCTCTTCAGAAGTACAACTAAATTCAGGGAAAGAAGACTTAACTCAGACCATCACAACCAGTGAACTGCTTTCGAATAGCGTAGATGTTGATGCAAACGATGCCGGTAAACTTTCTGTCGCTAACCTTCATGCCGATCATGGTTCAATACGGGATAATCACGACGGTACTTTCACTTTTACTCCCCACCATAATTACAACGGTAACATCCATTTTACCTATGATGTCGTCGATGCACATAGTGGCACCACTCATACTGGTGCAAATACAACGATTACTGGTACTCCAGATCAAGCAATTATTACTGAGGTGACAACAGGAAGCGTGACTGAAGATGGCACGCATGCCACTCACAACAACGGCATCACTACAGAGCTGGCAAATGGACAACTTCAAGTCATTGACCCCGACAGCGGTGAAAATAAATTCCAATACAGTCAGTTTGGTGAAACCTCTATTCACGATCCATTTGGTGGCATGTTGCGAATCGACAGCGCCGGAAATTGGGGTTATAGCGTTGACAACGCGGCTCTACAACACCTTGATCAAGGACAGACTGAAACGGTGGTGTATCGTGTTCATAGTTATGATGGGACTGCTTACGATCTGCATATTGATGTCATCGGAACCAACGACGTTCCAACGGTGAATAAAGTCGTTCTCAGCAACGGAACAGAAGATACACATTATCAAATGCAGGCAAGTCAATTTGGGTTCACCGATGTCGACACCGGAGACACGTTGCACTCGATTTCAATTACAGAGCTACCACCAGCGGCACAAGGTAAGTTTGTTCTTGACGGGCATGACATCTCATCAGGTCAGAGCATTGCCACCGCAGACATCAGTAAACTTCAATTCGTCCCCGCGCAAGATTTCAATGGTGATGTTCAGTTTAAGTACACCGTCAATGATGGTCATGTAGACTCACAGAAAGCGACGAATACTCTTCACATAGATGCCGTTAGCGACGCCGCAAAAATTACAGGGACAGATACTGGTGATGTGCATGAAGGACACACTTTTACGGCGCCAGACGGCAGTATGTCTGGTTCGAGGGTGAACGATCGATCGCCCGATCATCAGCATCACAATACTGGCAAATTATGGAATGATCAGATCCATACCAAGGGCCACCTTAATATCCACGATGCCGATAGTGGTGAAGCCCACGCCCAAAATGGTATTTACCACGGAAATTATGGTCAGGTGATATTGCAAGAAAACGGTGATTGGAGCTATTACGCTTCAATAGGCCAAGATTCAACGGGTAGAGCAATTGATAAACTCGGTCAGGGACAAAACCTAACCGATACAGTCACAATCAAGTCAGCGGACGGTACAACTCATAACATTGTTATCACAATTCATGGCAGTAATGACCGCCCGTATTGTTCATCAGAAGTACAACTTAACACCGGCACAGAAGATACCCGCCAAACCATCACTATCGCACAATTGCTGCAAAATACTGTCGATGTCGATAACAACGATGCTGGGCTACTTACTATAGAAAATTTGCATGCTGATCATGGTTCAATTGCAATTAATTCAGATGGTAGCTTTTCATTTACACCGGAGAAAAATTACAACGGTAATGTCCACTTTTCATATGATGTTAGGGATGCACATGGTGGAGTGACCCATACAGGAGCAATCACCTCACTAGGCGCGATCAACGATAACCCTGATAATGTTCCTATTGTTGATTCTGTAACAGAAGACACAGATACGCACCATACTATAAATTTACTTGCAGGTGCCACTGATGTTGATGGTGATGTCTTATCTATTAGTCAGATACAGGCTTCATTTGAAGGCAGTACTGGCAAGTTACCTCAAGGTGTCATAATAGCGAGCGATGGTCATTCGTTGATCATTGATAGCCATGCTCAAGTATTTCAGCACCTAGGAGATGGTGAGAAATCCGATGTCGTTGTCCATTACATGATTGATGATAATCATGGTGGGCAAACCCCTGCCATTGCCACCATAACCATGGTCGGCACAGACGATAAAGCCACGCTTGCTTCCAACGTTATTCAGATGACAGAAACACAAGCACTTAATAGCGCACAACACGGCTATGGTGGCAGATTACAATTAGTCGATCCAGATACTGGTGATAATACCCAGTTTGTATTTAGTGGACAATACATAGGGCAAGGGTATGCCCCTGGTGATCTAACTGTTTGGCCTGATGGTTCATACCAATTTAGATTACAAGGCGCATTAAACCGCCACGCTGATGACCTTGTTGCAAGTTTACATGCTGGCGAATCGAAAGAATTCCCTTATGAGATAAAAACGTCAGATGGGCAAACTCTGACGGTGATGGTTAAAGTAACCGGTGAAGATAGCAACGCGAGTATTCATGTATCGATGCCAAATTTATTGCCTGCTAATCAATCTGTTATTGAAGAACATTTTGTTCCAGCGAGCACCACGAACCTCTATGCTGGCGGGCGTTTACAAGTGATGGACCCTGACCATGATCAATCTTATCTACAAGCGGAAACCGTCAATACTGCACACCATGGACAGTTCAAAATCAGCGCTAATGGCAGATGGAACTACACCATTGATAACTCCATAGATGAAGTACAAAAACTCGGTGCCGGTGAATCATTTACCGAAACTCACACTGTTCATTCCTTAGATGGTACTGCCAGCCAACTGCTCACCGTAACCGTTCAGGGAACCAACGATGCACCAGTAGTTTCAGCGCAAGTTAAATTAGCACCAGGAATAGAAGATACCGATATTCAGCTAAACAAGTCCGATCTTCTTTCAAATGCTACAGACATCGATCACAACGACATAGGGCACTTAAACATAACCAACTTAGTCGCTGATCACGGCGTCATTGTTGATAACAAAGATGGGACATTTAACTTCCACCCCGATACTAACTATAACGGGCAGGTGCATTTTTCTTATGACGTCATCGATGGACATAGCGGTGTAGCACACACAGGCGCAAGTACCACATTAACAGCAGTCAATGATACCGCTGTATTTTCAGTAAACGATACCGGATCGGTAAAAGAGGATGTCCACGTTCAAGGTGACTCTCAACATACTGTGGCAGTATCGGGAGTACTAATTGTTTCCGACCCTGACTCAGGGGAAAGTGAATTCGTCGCCAACCGAAATGTACATGCGGTGAGTGACCAATTTGGCGGTGATTTGAGTATTGGCCGAGCCGGCGACTGGACTTACTCGGTTCCGAACAACAATTTAAATAGACTTGCTGAAGGCGAAAAACATCAAGTTACATATGAAGTGGTTTCTCGCGGAGGAGATAAACACCAAATAGTCATAACCGTCGTTGGTACTAATGATGACCCTATACTATCCGTTACCCAAACCACCCCGACAACGGGAACCCTCACTGACACCGATGTTGACGTTAAAGATACACATACTTTCTCTGTCGTCAGTTCAACAGGGCAATTTGGTTCGCTCTCTGTCGATCCGGATTCCGGTACCTATGTGTACACGGCAAACTCTTCGGTAGCAGGGATGACTTATAACTCAGCTACACACACGTATCACGGAACCGATGTATTTGAAGTAAAGGTGGCTGACAATCATGGTGGCGAATCATCGAAGTTCATTACTTTTGATACCAATGGTCATGTTTCCGTTGTCCCCGGACAACAACCAACGATTTCAACAACGGTGCCTGTTAATCCGCTGATTACTACAACTCAACCAAGCTTACCTACTGGAACAAACACGCCACCAAACAATGGAGTTACAGTAGATTTAGCAACACCGAATGATACAGGTAAATCAGATACGGATAACGTCACCAAAGAGACAACGCCAACAATAACGGGACACACTGACATTCCCTATTCACTGGTCACTATTTACGATGGTTCCACGCCAGTTGGACACGCAGTATCTGACACATCGGGTCAATACAGTGCAGTGGTCAGCAACTTAACGGATGGCGCTCATAATCTATCTGCCAAAGCATTGGCTCCTTCATCAGTGCAACCTGCAACATCGTCACTACTTTCTGTACATGTTGATACTGTGGTTGCGCCGCTTACCATTGGATTAACCCATGATACGGGAAGTGATAACTCCGATTTAATCACCAGTGATGGTGCACTAACTATTGGCGGACAAGAAGCAGGCGCAACGGTTGAGTATTCCACTGACAACGGGCATACATGGACATCGAGCTTTACGCCACAACAAGGTTCAAATACCGTTAGTATGAGACAAACTGACACAGCAGGAAATGTGTCGACCAATACTTCACTGACTTTCACCCTCGACAATACAATTACCGCGCCGACTGTCTCATTGCGCAACGACACTGGGCCACACTCCGTCAACACCCCAGACTTAATCACTAAAGACTCTCAGCTTTCAATTCAAACGGAGGCGGGCGCAAAAGTAGAGTATTCAAATGATGGCGGACACACTTGGACTGCCGTATTTAACCCAGTAGAAGGTGTAAACAACCTGCAGGTAAGACAAACGGATATCGCAGGCAATTTATCTCCAGCGACTTACTTTAGTTTTACCTTAGATACGAGCCCTGGCACGGTGACTGTGAATCCGATATCGCAAGATAATGCGCTAAATGCTGCTGAGAATAATCAACCGCTAGTGATAACAGGAACAACCTCCAACATCGCCCCTGGTGATGTCGTGTATGTTGTCGTTGGTAATAATCATTTTTATGACGCGACCGTAAAATCGGATGGTTCATGGTCACTGACCCTTAGTGCATCTGTCCACCAAAACATCATGGCGTCCGATCTCGACTACCCAATACAAGTAGGAACCGTAGATACTGCTGGCAATTCAACGCCTCGTATTTCAACTCATTTATTGGTCGATACACAGAACCCTCTTCCACATATAACCGTCGATTCAGTTACACAAGATAACGTGCTTAATGCCCTTGAATCGGGTCAAGGCATTCCGATAACAGGGACGGTGACTGGCGATTATCAGGTAGGAGATACAGTAAGCCTGAAAATAAACGGGGCGAATATTCTGTCTCTCACGGGCACTATTGACGTTAGCGGACACTTCTCAATTCCAGTTGATGGCAGAGTGTTGGAGCATGCTAATATTCATACTAGTTATGCAAGTGGTCAGGCTGCACCAATACACTCTATTGAAGCAACAATACAAACTACCGATGCGGTCGGAAATGTGGGGAGTGCAACCACAGGTTCACAAGTTTTCACCGTTGATACGCAAATACATGTCGCTATTCAGACCGATCCAATTACCGCTGATAATGTAATTAACGCTCAAGAATCCAATTCATCTGTTGATATCACAGGGGTTGTTTCTGGTGATTTTAATGTCGGTGACATTGTTACTTTGAACGTCAATGGGGCACAACATACTGGCGCTGTAGACTCACAAGGACACTATTCCATTGCCGTTCCTGGTAGCGAGTTAACTGCAGATGCTGACCAAAAAATTGAAGCGTCAATCGCGGTAACAGATAGCGCAGGTAACAGCGCTCACGCCACCACAGATGTTGTTTATCAAGTCGACACTCAGGTTAAACTCCCTACTATTACTTTTGAAAACGCAGGAGCTGACAACTTATACAGCAAAACTGAAATTGCTCACGGACACCCAAATACTATCACAGCAACAATTACGCCTCCTGGTGACGCAAAAATTGGCGAGCACCTTGTCGTTAATGGACAAGACCATGTATTAGATGCTCACAGCCTACAGCATGGGTTACAAATTGAAGTTCGTCCGGGTTCTCAAGTACAGGCGACCATGACTGACGAACACGGAAATACCGCAGGTAACCAAGGTTTTGCTGCAAGTGCCATACCTGAGCCAATCGTGGTCAAGCCGCCATCAGGAAGTCATCAAGTGTTTGCCACGCTTGGCATACCACCACAATTGCCGTCTTTAACACCAGTACCCACCACACAACACGGTTGGAGAATCCATCTACCGAATGGACAGTATGTGACCAGTCATCATGGGCAATATGGAACACTAACCATTGACCCTCAAACCGGTGATTTACATTATCAAGAACAAGCAAATGTTCACACAGGGCCACATGGCAGTGCTTCTGGCATTGGTCAACATGAAGACAAGTTCGAAGTTGCCTTACAAGGTTCGAATCAAGATGAAGTTGTCGCGCATGTCAACATTCAGATACTGAGTCACGGCCCGGGGAATAGCGGCAAACTAAATATTGGTACCGAGGTGGTTGATATGACAATCACTCCTATCGCACATGCTTCACACCCAGCTCCACCGCCACCACCTCCGGTACTACATGACGAGCCAGACATGGCTTCCCAAGCGGACTTGACTACCACCCAAAGTGATGACAGTTATCTGGATTTAACCCAGCATGCTCACCAAGAACCCGATCAAAAAACCAGCCACCATGGCGCTGCAGCTTATCTGGATGCTCTAGGTATTAAGCCCGATCCGACATCGACAACTGTTCACGATCAACCTGCGGACATGGACATCGTACTTGCACAAGTCGACCAACAAGATGCAACGACACATGACCAAGCGCACTTGGATATGTCAGATGCGCTTGAACACCATGATGCGAACGTCAACCATAACCAAGATGATGAGCATCACCACCACGATATCGATGGGTTACCGGAGATAGATCCTAACTCATAA
- a CDS encoding HlyD family type I secretion periplasmic adaptor subunit: MAKQPIEQGKRYGELVESQNTARTLTLATWSVALCVIAFATWSMVTQVDEIAKAKGAVIPEGEKQVLQSAIGGKLKQILVKEGQLVEKGQPLVEFDATFQRTALEELKSQQVTLLASVERMNALLEQREPNLAEFEVDYPEIVSQQKAQLNAQKALYFQKRVVLEKESEEIAEQLRSVEKTLPSYEKELNATKQELNILEKGYKTGNISRLRVLEMRQKLASIEQKIEEARGKKSVLIRQADSNDQKIIQLLAEAKAKVSDDRSKAVSDLSALNARVRSSQAKLTNTMLVSPLQGLVQSLPSTRNGGVIQPGGTVVEIVPVGGKADFKARLSPRDIGFVSVGQPTRIKIDAFDYSRFGALKGAVESISPTTSQSERGEIYYEVVVSVDVPYFRDNPESFSILPGMTGEVDITTGEKSVFQYLWKPIYTNVSVAFGER; the protein is encoded by the coding sequence ATGGCTAAACAACCTATTGAACAGGGCAAGCGCTACGGTGAACTTGTTGAATCGCAAAATACGGCTCGTACTTTGACTTTGGCGACGTGGTCGGTTGCCTTATGTGTTATTGCTTTTGCTACTTGGTCTATGGTCACTCAAGTTGATGAAATTGCCAAAGCCAAAGGAGCTGTGATTCCTGAAGGCGAGAAGCAAGTATTACAAAGTGCAATCGGTGGCAAGTTAAAACAAATCTTAGTGAAAGAAGGTCAATTGGTTGAGAAAGGTCAGCCTCTTGTTGAGTTTGATGCGACCTTTCAACGTACCGCTCTTGAAGAACTCAAATCTCAACAAGTGACGCTTCTAGCCAGTGTTGAACGCATGAATGCTTTGCTTGAGCAACGAGAGCCCAACCTTGCGGAGTTTGAAGTAGATTACCCAGAGATTGTTAGCCAACAAAAGGCGCAGTTGAATGCGCAAAAAGCACTCTATTTCCAAAAGCGAGTGGTGCTTGAGAAAGAGAGCGAGGAAATTGCAGAGCAGCTTCGTAGCGTAGAAAAGACCTTGCCGAGTTATGAGAAAGAGTTGAATGCGACTAAGCAAGAGTTGAATATATTAGAAAAGGGCTACAAAACGGGTAATATTTCACGGTTACGGGTGCTTGAAATGCGCCAGAAGTTGGCAAGTATCGAGCAAAAAATTGAAGAAGCTCGTGGTAAGAAGTCGGTATTGATTAGACAAGCTGACAGTAATGATCAAAAAATCATACAGCTTCTTGCGGAGGCGAAAGCTAAAGTGAGCGATGATCGTTCTAAAGCCGTATCTGACTTATCAGCCCTGAACGCGAGAGTACGCTCAAGCCAAGCAAAATTGACCAACACCATGTTGGTGTCGCCGCTACAAGGTTTGGTGCAAAGCCTGCCAAGCACACGAAACGGTGGTGTTATTCAGCCGGGTGGGACCGTGGTAGAGATCGTCCCTGTTGGTGGTAAAGCTGACTTTAAAGCCCGTTTGTCGCCAAGAGATATTGGTTTTGTGAGTGTAGGGCAGCCGACTCGAATCAAGATTGATGCGTTTGATTACAGCCGCTTTGGGGCATTAAAAGGAGCGGTAGAGAGTATTTCGCCAACCACAAGTCAAAGTGAACGCGGTGAAATCTATTATGAAGTAGTCGTCTCGGTGGATGTCCCATATTTCCGTGATAATCCGGAGAGCTTTTCTATCTTGCCAGGTATGACGGGCGAGGTAGATATCACCACTGGTGAGAAATCTGTATTCCAGTATCTATGGAAACCGATTTACACGAACGTGAGTGTCGCGTTTGGTGAGAGGTAA